The Nocardioides ochotonae genome segment CAGCCTGAGCGAGGTCGTGAAGAGGCGACGCAGCTGCGCCGGGTCCGGCTCCCCCAACTCGGTGAGAGCCCCGCCTGCGCAGAAGCTGCCCCCGGCGCCGGTGATCACCACCGCGTTCGCCTCGGCCGCGTCCTCGACCGCGGCGATCATGGCGCGCGCCATGTCCAGGTCGTAGGCGTTGCGCCTCTCCGGCGCGTTGATCGTGATCCACACGACGTCGCGGCGCTCGGCCACCTCGATGCTGCCCACCGGAACCTCCTTCTCACCACCTAATGATGGTGTTGATGATCAGCAATATAGCCTCGGATCCCGACCGCCCGCAACGCATAGTGCCCCACGGACGCGCGGGAGTCAGCCGCGGCGGGCGCGGAACGCGTCTACCGCCTGCCGGTGCTCGGGCGTGCCGAAGAGCAGCGCGATCGCCTCCACCGACTCGGGGTAGCCGACCTCGGTCCCCCGGTTGAGGAACGCCTTGCCGACCTGGACCGCGAGGCCGGAGTGCCCCGCCATCTCCTGGGCGAGCTCGAGCGCGGCGGCCAGGAGCCGGTCGTCGGCGTGCACCTCCTGCACGATCCCGATCTCCAGCGCCTTGGCCGCGTCGACGGTCCGGCCGCTCAGGGCCAGGTAGCGGGTCCACGAGCGGCCGATCACGTCCGGGCCGCGGACGATGCCGTAGCCCGGCTGCAGCCCCACCGTCGCCTCCTTGAAGGAGAACCGCGCGGACTCCGCGGCGAACGCGACATCGCAGGCCAAGGCGAGCTCGGCGCCCCCGCCGAAGGCGATCCCGTTGACCGCCCCGATCACCGGGACCGGGCACTTCTCCACCGCGTGGAACGCCTGGTAGACCCGCATCAGGTGCGGCCGGACCAGATGGACGTCGCCGTCGAGCCCGTGGAACATGTCGATGTCCCCGCCCGCGGAGAACGCCCGCCCCTCCCCCGTCAGCACGACGGCGCGGTGGGTGTCCTGGTCCTTGCCCACCGTCTGCATCAGCGTGGTGAGCTCGGCGAACCACTGCTGGTCCATCGCGTTCAGCTTCTCCGGCCGGGACATGGTCACCACGAGCACGCCGGAGTCCAGCGAGTCCAGACGGAACCGCTCATAGCCCAAGAGGTGGCTCGGCAGGCTGCTGGGCCGCTCGCTGGGGCGGGACATGGTCATGGGTTCTCCCGGTCGTAGGTGTCCGGGGTTGCTCCCTCGGCACGCAGCTTGTACTTCTCCACCCGCTGGCTCGGGGTGAGCGGCAGCGCGTCGACGGTGCGGATGAACCTCGGCACCGCGAAGGCGGTGAGCCGCCCCCGGCAGTGCTCGACCAGGGACGCCGGGGAGGGGGCGGTACCCGGAGCCGGGACCACCGCGACCATCACCTCCTCCTCGGAGAGGTCGGAGTCGACGCCGTACGCCGCCACCTGGGCCACGTCGGGATGGTCGGTGAGGACCCGTTCGACCTCCCAGGTCGAGATGTTCTCGCCGCGGCGCCGGACGGTGTCCTTCATCCGGTCCAGGAACGTCAGGTAGCCGTCGGCATCCAGGACGCCGCGGTCGCCGGTGTGGAACCACAGGTTGCGCCACGCCTCGACGCTCGCTTCGGCGTTGTGGTCGTAACCGTCGAACATCCAGCCGGGGTTCTTCGGCCGGGCGACGACCTGTCCGGGGGTGCCGGCCGGCACCGGTCGGTCCAGCTCGTCGACCACGGCGACCTGGTAGAGCGGGGACTCCTGCCCAGCGGTGCCGATCCGCCGCCGCTCGGGCGGCATCTCGCAGACGAGGGAGACCTCCGTACTGCCGTAGATCTCGGTCAGGCGTACGTCGAAGCGCTCCTCGAAGGCGGCAAAGATCTCCGCTGGGCAGGGCGCACCGAACGCGACCCGGACGGGGTTGGCCCGGTCGTCGGGACGGGCCGGCTGCTTGTGCAGGATGCTGACCATCGCGCCCTGGTAGTTGAATGCGGTGATCCCGTGCTCGCGGCAGATGTCCCAGAACCGCGAGGCGGTGAACCGGCGGTGCAGCAGCACCCGGGCGCCGGCCTCGAGACCAGCCATCACCGAGCAGTAGCGGGCATTGGAGTGGTAGAGCGGAAAGACGCTGTAGAGGCGGTCCTGCGCGGTGTAGCCCATCAGCTCCACCGTGTGCCGGGCGAGGTTGACGTTGGCGCGGTGCGAGAGCCGCACGCCCTTCGGCGGCCCCGTGGTGCCGGAGGTGTAGAGGATCACCGCGGTCTGGCCGGGATCGACGGGCGGCAGGGCCACGGCGTCGGCGGCGAGCACCTCGGCGAACGGGGTGGTGCACAGCCCCTCGGGCAACCCGTCGAGGCGCTCCCCCTGCTCACCGGCCAGCAGCACGAGGTGCTCCACCGAGGACCCGGGAAGCGCCTCGGCGAGCAACGGCACCAGGTCGGGCGCGCAGATCACCGCACGAGCCCGCGCCTGGGCCAGGCAGTGGGCGAGGACCACCGACCCGGCCGCGGGGTTGAGCGGCACCTCGACCAGGCCGGCCCGGGCGATCCCGAACCACGCCTGCAGCGACGCGCCGCTCGCGGGAGTCAGCACGGCGACCCGGTCCCCCGGCGCGAGCCCGAGGGACAGGAGCCCGGCGGCGACGCAGGAAGCGTCCCGGTCGAGGCGTCGCGCGTCGAGCCGCTCGGACTCGACGACGATCTCGGCGCCCTGCCTCGCGGGGTCGGCGGCCACGTCGGCCAACCAGTCCCCGATGCTGGGCACTCTCGTGATGCCGGGCTCGCTCGTGGTGGCGCGGCCCAGGCTCGCCGCGGTCATGACGCCGCCGCTCCGCCCCGGCCGTCGCCGGCGAGGCGGGTGGAGTCGTGCGAGGCGGTGACCCCGGTCGGCACCACCTCGATCACCACCCGGTTCGGACTGTCCAGCAGCCTGACGAAGGCGTCGGGGTCGGCGGGCGCCAGTCTCGGGGCCAGCCTGCGCACCCGGCCCATCACCACCTCGCGGTCCCGGTGCACCACCGCCTCGCCGCGCAGGGCGACCATCCGGCGTCCGGGCAGGTCGGTGCCGATGCTCGACACCACGACCGCGACCCTGGGGTCGGAGTCGACCCCGCGCACCTGGCGCCGCCCCTCGACGGTGGCGAACCAGAAGTGGCCCGCCTCGTCGACCTGGAAGCTCATCACGACCCCGGTCGGAAGCCCGTCCTGGAGGAAGGTGAGGACGCACTCGGTCTGCGCATCCCACAGCTGCCGCTGCTCGGTGACCCCGAGCCGGGCGGCGGCCAGGTCCTCGATGTGTCTCTCCCCCGGCCGCTCGCCCGGTTCCGACCGTGGGTCAGGCGTCATCCAGGGCCGCCTCGCCGAGCATCGCGTGCACGATCGCCTTGTTGCCCCTGGCCTCCGACGCCGGACCGGTCCACACCGTCTCGCCGCGGTTGACCACCACGACGTCGTCGGCGATCCGAAGCCCGGCGTCGGCGTTCTGCTCGACCATCAGGATGCCGATCCCGTGGTCCGCCATCCGCCGGACGCTGGTGAGGACCTGCTCCACCATCGTGGGCGCGAGCCCCATCGAGGGCTCGTCCATCAGCATCATCCGGGGCTTCGACATCAGCGCCCGGCCGAACGCGAGCATCTGCTGCTCACCACCGCTGAGGAGACCCGCCTGGGAGCTGCGCCGCTCACCGAGGATCGGGAACTGGGCGTAGATCTCCTCGATGCTCTTCTCGATTCCGCCGCGTGGCGCGACGTACGCACCGATCCGGAGGTTCTCCTCGACGGTGAGCGGGAAGAAGATCTTCCGCCCCTCCGGGACCAGCGTCATCCCCTTGCGGACCACCTTGTGCGCCGGGGTGCCCACCAGGGACTGCCCGTCGAAGGTCACGGTCCCGGACGCGGGCCGGTGGAAGCCGGCCACGGCCCTCAGGCTCGTGGTCTTGCCCGCCCCGTTGGCCCCGAGGACGAGGGTGATCTTCCCGCTCTGTGCCGCGAAGGAGACCCCGTGGACGGCCCGGACCGGACCGTAGTTGACGTGCAGGTCGGTCACCTCAAGCATCGCGGGCCGCCCCCTTCCCCAAGTAGGCCTCCTGGACGTCCGGGTGACGCACGACCTCCTGCGGCGTCCCCTGGGCGATCAGCTTTCCGAAGTTCATCGCGAACAGGTAGTCGCAGGTGTCGACCATCATCTGCACGTCGTGCTCCACGATGAACTGGGTGATGCCCTCCTCGAGCAACTGCTTCATCAGCACCCCGATCTCGGCCCGCTCGGTGCTGTTCATGCCGGCGGTCGGCTCGTCGAGCAGCAGCAACCGCGGTCGGCCGATGATCGCGCGGGCGAACTCGACGCGGCGCTGCATGCCGTAGGAGAGCTCGTCGGGGCGCAGCTGGGCGACCTCGCGGACGCCCACGCGCTCCATCACCTCCTCGACCCGGGCGCCGGCCTCCTTGCGCTGCTGCCTGGGGAGGGTGTCCTGGCCGAGCAGGATGTTGTCGCGGACCGAGCGGTCCTCGAGCAGCCGTACGGTCTGGAACGTGCGGGCGATCCCCATGTGGTGGACCGTCCGCGCCGGACGCTTGGTGTAGTCCTTGCCGTCGAGGACGAACCGGCCCCGGGTGAGCGGGGTCAGCCGGGTCATCGCCCCGAGCAGGGTGGACTTGCCGGAGCCGTTGGGGCCGAGCACCCCGTAGATCTGTCCCGGACGCATCTCCAGGGTGATCCCGTCGACGGCCTTGACGCCGCCGAAGTGCACCGCGACGTCTCGGACCTCGAGCAGCGCCGTCCTCTGGCGCACCGTGGTGGTGTCAGTCATCTGCCTCAGCTCGTCTCTTGCAGAGCGGCCGCGATGCGGGCCCGCTCTTCTCGGGTGCGGAACCGGTGCCAGGAGTCCTTCGCGACCCCGAGCACGCCGGTGGGCAGGTAGATCGCGGCCGCGGCGACGATGAAGCCGTAGGCGACCTTCTCCCACTCCTCGACGAACGACAGGACGGTCGGCAGCCAGACGAAGATGACGGCGCCGATCATGGCCCCGATCCACGAGCGGGAGCCGCCGACGACGATCGCGGTCAGTGCCACGATGACCAGGTGGAAGTTGACCTCGGCCGGGGTGATCGTCGAACGGAGCAGGGTGGTGAGTGCGCCCGCCAGTCCACCGATCAGCCCGGAGACGAGGAACGACATCCGGCGGTAGCCGGCGATGTTGATGCCGAGCGCGTTGGCCAGCTCCGGGTCCTCGCGCACCGTGTCGATCCGTCGGCCCAGGCCCTTCATCTCGGTCCACTGCAGCAGCGCCACGACTGCGAGCACGACCAGCACGATGTGGGTCATGGTGATCTCGCCGAGCGCCCCGTAGAGCCCACCGGCACCGCCGGTGGCGTCACCGCCGTTGACCGCGACCACGGAGACGATCAGCGTGAACGCGATCGTCGCCATGCCCATGTAGAGGCCGCTGAGCTGCTGGACGACCAGGCCGAGCACGAGGACCGCCGCTCCCGCGGCCAGGGTCCCGGCCAGGACGGCCGGCCAGGTGGACCACTCGAGGTGGACCATCGCCATCGCGGCGCCGTAGCCGCCGACGCCGAAGGCACCGACACCGGCGAAGGAGAAGACCCCGAAGCGCAGCGGCACCTGGATGCTGAGCGCGAGCAGCAGCGTGGTCAGTGTCGTCTGGATCAGGACGACGTTCATGTAGTACCAGTCGCTCATGTACGTCGCACCTCCTTGCGGCCGAGGAGCCCCTGCGGGCGAGCGAGCAGGATCAGGAAGATGAGCCCGAAGGAGACCGCGTCGACCCAGGTGCCCCAGTTCATCACCAGGACGAAGGTCTCGGCGCCGGCCAGCACATAGGCGCCGATGACCGTGCCGAGCATCGAGCCGAGGCCACCGAGCACGATGATCGCGAACGCCTTGATGACCAGCTGGTCACCGGTCTCCGGAGCGATGGCCCCGAGGTGGAAGGTGAGCAGCGCGCCGGCGAGACCGGCCAGACCGCCGGCCACCGCCATCGTGCTGAAGGCCAGGAGCGGGCGGTTCACGCCCATCCCGGCGCTGGTCTCGGCGTCGACACCGATGGCGCGCAGGGCCAGGCCCTGGCGCGACCTGCGGAGCCAGACGGTGAGGCCGATCCCGATCGCCAGTCCGGCGACGATGATGATCGCCGACGTGGTGGTCAGCCGGAGCCCGAAGACCTCGAAGACCTCGGACTTGTAGCTGCTGTTGAACCCGAACGGGCTCGAGCGGGTCTCCCGCTGCGCGAGGGCGAGAGGGATCGCGGCGACCCCGATGCCCCCGATCAGGATCCGCATCTCGGCCGCGTGCTGGCTCTTGGACCGCTTGAGGATCGGCTGGAAGGCCAGCAGCTGGGTGAGCGAGGAGATCACGGCCCCGACGAGCACGGAGATGCCGATGACGCCGAGGAAGGGCAGCTCGGTCTCCTTGGAGACCATGTGGCCGACGAAGGCCGAGAACATGAAGGTGGCACCGTGGGCGAAGTTGAGGATGCCGATGGTCCCCCAGACCAGGGCCATCCCGAGGGCGAACAGCAGGTAGATCGAGCCCAGCGTCGCCGCGTTCAGCAGGTCTTGCACGTGGGTTCCTCTCGGTTGTGCGGGCGAGCGGAGGGAGCCTCGCGTGGTGCGGCGCGCCGGTCGTGGATCGGAGCGCCGCACCCCGGGAGGGCCGGAGTCACTTGAGGAGCGTCTCCTTGCCGTTCTGCCAGCGCACCAGGACGCCGTCGATCCGGGCATCGTTGCCGTCGAAGGTCAGGTCGCCCATGGCGCCTGTGAAGCCGTCGCCCGCAATCTCCTCGAGACCCTTGCGGATGCCCTCGCGCGAGGAGTCGCCGGAGGCCTCGACGGCCCGGGCGATCCACCACACGGCGTCGTAGCCGTCTGCGGCGTACGGGTCGGGCTCCTTGTCGAACTTCTTCTGGAACGCCTTGGTGAACGCGTCGGACTCCTTGTCCTCCATCGCCACGGAGAACGGCACCGGATAGACCAGGCCGTTGGCGTTGTCGCCGGCGGCCTCGATGTTGCCGGCCGCCTGCACCGAGGTGGCCACGACCTGCCCGTCGTAGCCAGCGTCGTTGAGCTGCCCCAGGGCGGTCACCGACTGCGGGGCGATGAGCAGCATGACCAGGGCGTCGGCGCCCTCCTTGGCGACCTGCTGCGCCTGACCGGAGAAGTCCTGCGTGGTCATCTGGACGGGGAGCGACTGCACGATCTCGATGCCCCGCTCCTCAGCCATCGCCGGCACGTCGTCCTCGCCGAGCAGCGCGAAGGTCGGGAACGTGGCGTTGTAGAGGACGGAGGCGGTCTTGACGCCCTCCTCCTCCAGGAAGTCCATCACCGAGGCGTAGTAGGACTCCATCGGCGGGGTGACGCGGAAGGTGTAGTCGTTGACCACCACTCCCTCGCCGCCGGCCTGGGTGAAGATCGTCGGCACCTTGCTGCGGCCCACCAGCGGGGCCACGGTGGCGGCCTGCTGGGTGGAGACCGGGCCGAGGACGGCGTCGACGTCCCGGTCGGCCATCGCCTTGTTCATCTCGCTCGAGGCGCGCTCGATCTCGCCGGCGGTGTCGTACTTCTCCAGCTCGATCTTCACGTCGTCACCGAGGAATCCCTGCTCCTCGATCTCCTCGATCGCCAGCTCGGCACCCTCCGAGGCACCCAGACCCGCGTAGGCGACCGGCCCGGTCTGGTCCTGCACCTGCGCGATCTTGATCGTGCCGTCACCGCCGTCGCCGGCGCTGTCGCCGCCGCTGCCGCAGGCAGCCGTGCCGCACACCGTCGCCATGGCCACTCCGGCCACCAGGGTCCTGCGCCTCAGCGCTCCACTCCCCATCTTGTTCCTCCAGCTGTTGTTGGGTGCCGGTCCCGTCGCCGCGCGACGGGCCGGCGTGTCAGGCGATCGGATCGCCGGACAGCTCGTGACCGACCAGGTAGGCCAGCGTCAGTCCGCGCCCGAGCGCGATTCCCGAGTTGTAGGCGGTCCCGGTGGTGGTGAGTGCCGCCACCGAGCCCGCGGCATGGAGGCCGGGCACCGGCTTCCCGCCTTCGTCCAGGACGTGTCCGTCCCCGTCGATCCGGACACCCGAGGTGCCGATCCCCGTGCCGACGAAGCGGAGCCGGATGCCGTGGAACGGGGCTTGGACGATCGGTCCGAGGACGGGGCTGGGCGTGTTGTCGGGGTCCCCGGCGAACTTGTTGACGTAGTCGACCGTGCCGCGGCCCCAGTCGGGGTCCTCACCCCGCTCGGCGAACTCGCTGAACCGCTCTGCGGTCCGGGCGAGCTGCTCGCCGTCGATGCCCAGCAGGTCGCCCAGCTCCTCGAGGGTGTCGGCCGACTGCACCCAGCCCTCGGGGTAGTCCCCGCCGGGCGGCGTGGCAGCCAGGCCGTACTTGACCCGGTGCTGGTCGTCCCAGACCAGGAAGAACGGCAGGTGCGTGTCGTCCGGGTCGAGCGTGCGCCGGCAGATGTCGACCCAGTAGGAGTCGTTGCAGTAGCGGTTGCCGTGCCGGTCGACGATCATCGAGTGCGGCATCGCGTACTCCGGTCCGTAGCCGAAGCCAGTGCCGACCTGCGAGCGCCACCCGGGCAGGATCGGCGTGGCGTTGGCCGGGATCCTGGCGATCTGTGCGCCGACCTGGCGGGCCAGCCTGATCCCGTCGCCGCGCAGGGACTCCGGGGCGACCGATCCCCAGTTCTCCTCGGTGAGCCCGAGGATCTCGTGGACCAGCTCGGGGTCCCAGTCGTAGGTGCTGGTGGCCAGCACCACGGGGCCGCGCAGCTCGGCGGTGCCGTCGGGGGTGTCGGCCCGCACGCCGACGACGACGCCGTCCTCGGTGAGCAGCTCGACAACCCGGTGCTCGGTGCGGATGTCGACCAGCTCGTGGGCGGCCGCCCGGGCCAGGAAGCCCGCGACGACGCCGGTGCCATAGGTGAGCGGGTCGGACCCGGCGACCTTCTCGAACTCGGTGCCGTCGGAGAGGCCGAAGGCGGGGAGGCCCGCGTGGGACCGCTTCGTGGCCGACCTCTCCTCGCCGGACTCGTCGACGTACGTCGCCCGACGCCCCTTCTCCAGCAGCTCGCGGTAGGTGCGACCCACCGGGAAGTAGGGGCTGTAGCGGAGCTTGTCGCGCCACTCACCGAGCACGCTCCCGTCGACCACCTCGTTGGTGAGGTAGCGCCCCTGGGGCAGCGCGCCCTTGGCCTCGTTGTGGTAGTCGGCGAGGCCGGGGATCACCGTCCACCGGATCGCGTCGTGATCCTCGAAGTACTGCATCGCCCGCGGCGAGACGTCGATCCAGCGCAGCAGGGCCTGCTCGTCCAGGACCTCCGGTGCCAGGTGGGAGGCGACGTCGCGGATGTAGGTCTCGGTCAGCGCCTTGGAGTCACCCTCGATCCCCTCGCGGCGGGCCACGTGGTTGTCGCCGCACCAGACCTGGCCGCCGGAGTAGGCGGCGGCGCCACCGACAAGCTCGGCGGCCTCCAGCACGATCGCCGGACGCCCGTTGAGGGCGCAGGTCAGCGCGGTGGAGAGGCCCGACAGGCCCGCTCCGACCACGAGCACGGGGATCTGCTCTTCGTTGTCCGACACGTCTTCACTCCTGGTCCCTCAGTCCGTGGTCTGCGTCACACGGTTGGAGAGGAGTGAATATCATTATCAGGATTGTGTCAATATCCGTGCGCATCATTTGGCCGGACCTGGGACTCCCTCGGCTCCTCCCCCGGGAACCGCACCCGGTCCGGCTCCGGCAGGGTGGCGGCGTACTCGAGGGCCGAGGTGGCATAGAGGAAGCGAACGGCCCGACGGGTGAACACCCAACGCCCGTCGAGGCGAGCGAACTCGTCCGCGTAGCGGTACGCCGCGACCACCACGCCGCGACGCGTCACCAGCTCGGCATGCCCGCTCGAGGCTCCGGACGCCACGTCCGGCCCGGTGAGCTGCACGACCGCCGCGTGCGGGGTGTGCAGCATCCGGCGGAACCCGGCCATCGAGGCGCCCAGCGTCTCCCCGATCTCCTCCCACCCGCGCGCCAGGTGCCCGTCGCGGTCGAAGACCGCGTCGGGGTGGAACATCGTGCGCAGCAGGTCGAGGTCGTGGTCGTCCACGGCGAGCGCGTAGCGCACCACCAGGTCGCGCAGCTGCTCCCGGTCGAGCAGCTGCTGCACCGAGGCGCCGACGTCCGGCGCCTGTGCCTTGCTCACACCTGGACCTCGAACCGAGGCTTCGGCAGCTCGCCCAGCGCCTTGAGCAACCGGTCGGGGATCGGCGCCTTGCTGAAGTCGTCGGCCTGCCGGACCGCGAAGGTCATCTGACCCTTGGTGACCAGGTGGTCACCCCGGGTGAACTCGAAGCCCACGGCGTAGGACGTCGTGCCGATCCTGTCGGCCACCGCTTGGCAGACGATCTCGTCGAACACCTTGACGGTGTCGACGTATCGGCAACCCGAGCTCATCCCGACCGTGACCACCCCGAGGTCGTCGCCCATCTGGCCGCTGCGGATCCCCAAGGAGTAGAGCCAGGTCGAGTAGCAGCGCTCCATCCACCGGTAGTAGATGTCGAAGTAGGCGATGCCGACTGTGTCGGTGTCGCCATAGGCGAGCTGAAAGCCGAGGCGCCCCTCGGACGGTTCGTGCGTGAGCGTCATCCGGTCTCCTCCAGGAGCACGTCGGCGGTCCCGGAGAGCGCGACGGCACCGCCGACGACCTCCAGGCTGATCTCGCAGGTGGCCACCCGGCCGCGCTCGGTCTCCCGCACCTCGACGACCTGGCCCTGCGCACGCACCCGATCACCGGCCAGGACGTTGCCCTGGAAGCGGACCCGGAACGAGAGGAGCCGGTCCCGGCCGCCGGCCCAACGGGCGAGCATCGTCTGCAGGTAGCCCATGTTGAGCGGGCCTTGGTTGACCGGCCGCTCGTCCATGCCGAGCGCGGCCAGCGCACGGGTGTCGAAGTGGATCGGATTGGGGTCGGCGAGCAGCGCCGTCATCACCTTCATCTTCTCCGGATCGACGACCAGCTCCAGGGACGGGATCGTGGTGCCCGGACCAACGTCCGCTGCCGTGCTCATGCGCGCCTCCGTGGGAAGACGATCGAGTTGTAGCAACGGGCGACGTGCTCCCTGCCGTCCGCGCCGGCCAGATGCAGGTCGAGCTCGTAGCCGACGACGTCCATCGTCCCGGCCCGCCGCCCGACCTTGCGCACGACCGACACCACCCGACCGGAGACCTGGTACGTCGCCCCGGCCTCCAGCGGGCGGTGCAGGGTGGTGTGGTGCTCGCCGAACATCGGGCCGTCCTCCGCGGTCGCGTCGAACCACGCGAACAGGTCGTCCCAGGACATCCCCGACCCCGCGACACCGGCCATCCAGGCGAGCACCGGGTGCGGCACCTCGTCCCACGGGTCGTCGAGCAGGACGTCCGCGGTCAGCCAGACCCGCCAGGGGGCGAGGGTGTACTCGCCCCCGGGGAACTCGCGGCCGACCCGGTCCTCATAGCCGGAGTCAGACATTCCGCTCCTGGTCCTCCCAGAACGGCTTGCGCAGCTCGCGCTTGAGGATCTTGCCGGTCGGCGCCTTGGGCAGCTCGACCACGAAGTCGACCGAGCGCGGCTTCTGGTAGCTGGCCAGGTGCTTCTTGGCCTGCTCGATGATCTCCTGCTCGCTGGCCTCCATTCCCGGCTTGAGCACGACGAAGCCCTTGACGGTCTCGCCCCATTCCTCGTCGGGCACGCCGATGACAGCGCACTCCAGCACGGCCGGGTGGGTCGCGATGGCCTCCTCGACCTGCACGGAGTAGATGTTCTCACCGCCGGAGATGATCATGTCCTTGGCCCGGTCGACGATGAAGACGTAGCTGTCCTCGTCCCAGGTGGCCACGTCGCCTGTCCACATCCAGCCGTCCCGCAGGGTCTGCGCGGTCAGGTCCGATCGGTTGAGGTAGCCGACCATGTTGGCCGGGCTCTTCACGACGATCTGGCCGGGGGTGCGTCCGTCCTTGGGGACGTCGCGGCCGTCGAGGTCGACCACCCGGACGCTGGTCACGAAGCCCTCAC includes the following:
- a CDS encoding branched-chain amino acid ABC transporter permease — its product is MSDWYYMNVVLIQTTLTTLLLALSIQVPLRFGVFSFAGVGAFGVGGYGAAMAMVHLEWSTWPAVLAGTLAAGAAVLVLGLVVQQLSGLYMGMATIAFTLIVSVVAVNGGDATGGAGGLYGALGEITMTHIVLVVLAVVALLQWTEMKGLGRRIDTVREDPELANALGINIAGYRRMSFLVSGLIGGLAGALTTLLRSTITPAEVNFHLVIVALTAIVVGGSRSWIGAMIGAVIFVWLPTVLSFVEEWEKVAYGFIVAAAAIYLPTGVLGVAKDSWHRFRTREERARIAAALQETS
- a CDS encoding FAD-dependent oxidoreductase: MSDNEEQIPVLVVGAGLSGLSTALTCALNGRPAIVLEAAELVGGAAAYSGGQVWCGDNHVARREGIEGDSKALTETYIRDVASHLAPEVLDEQALLRWIDVSPRAMQYFEDHDAIRWTVIPGLADYHNEAKGALPQGRYLTNEVVDGSVLGEWRDKLRYSPYFPVGRTYRELLEKGRRATYVDESGEERSATKRSHAGLPAFGLSDGTEFEKVAGSDPLTYGTGVVAGFLARAAAHELVDIRTEHRVVELLTEDGVVVGVRADTPDGTAELRGPVVLATSTYDWDPELVHEILGLTEENWGSVAPESLRGDGIRLARQVGAQIARIPANATPILPGWRSQVGTGFGYGPEYAMPHSMIVDRHGNRYCNDSYWVDICRRTLDPDDTHLPFFLVWDDQHRVKYGLAATPPGGDYPEGWVQSADTLEELGDLLGIDGEQLARTAERFSEFAERGEDPDWGRGTVDYVNKFAGDPDNTPSPVLGPIVQAPFHGIRLRFVGTGIGTSGVRIDGDGHVLDEGGKPVPGLHAAGSVAALTTTGTAYNSGIALGRGLTLAYLVGHELSGDPIA
- a CDS encoding nuclear transport factor 2 family protein is translated as MSKAQAPDVGASVQQLLDREQLRDLVVRYALAVDDHDLDLLRTMFHPDAVFDRDGHLARGWEEIGETLGASMAGFRRMLHTPHAAVVQLTGPDVASGASSGHAELVTRRGVVVAAYRYADEFARLDGRWVFTRRAVRFLYATSALEYAATLPEPDRVRFPGEEPRESQVRPNDAHGY
- a CDS encoding pyridoxamine 5'-phosphate oxidase family protein; amino-acid sequence: MTPDPRSEPGERPGERHIEDLAAARLGVTEQRQLWDAQTECVLTFLQDGLPTGVVMSFQVDEAGHFWFATVEGRRQVRGVDSDPRVAVVVSSIGTDLPGRRMVALRGEAVVHRDREVVMGRVRRLAPRLAPADPDAFVRLLDSPNRVVIEVVPTGVTASHDSTRLAGDGRGGAAAS
- a CDS encoding ABC transporter ATP-binding protein, with the protein product MLEVTDLHVNYGPVRAVHGVSFAAQSGKITLVLGANGAGKTTSLRAVAGFHRPASGTVTFDGQSLVGTPAHKVVRKGMTLVPEGRKIFFPLTVEENLRIGAYVAPRGGIEKSIEEIYAQFPILGERRSSQAGLLSGGEQQMLAFGRALMSKPRMMLMDEPSMGLAPTMVEQVLTSVRRMADHGIGILMVEQNADAGLRIADDVVVVNRGETVWTGPASEARGNKAIVHAMLGEAALDDA
- a CDS encoding ABC transporter substrate-binding protein; protein product: MAGVAMATVCGTAACGSGGDSAGDGGDGTIKIAQVQDQTGPVAYAGLGASEGAELAIEEIEEQGFLGDDVKIELEKYDTAGEIERASSEMNKAMADRDVDAVLGPVSTQQAATVAPLVGRSKVPTIFTQAGGEGVVVNDYTFRVTPPMESYYASVMDFLEEEGVKTASVLYNATFPTFALLGEDDVPAMAEERGIEIVQSLPVQMTTQDFSGQAQQVAKEGADALVMLLIAPQSVTALGQLNDAGYDGQVVATSVQAAGNIEAAGDNANGLVYPVPFSVAMEDKESDAFTKAFQKKFDKEPDPYAADGYDAVWWIARAVEASGDSSREGIRKGLEEIAGDGFTGAMGDLTFDGNDARIDGVLVRWQNGKETLLK
- a CDS encoding branched-chain amino acid ABC transporter permease, which gives rise to MQDLLNAATLGSIYLLFALGMALVWGTIGILNFAHGATFMFSAFVGHMVSKETELPFLGVIGISVLVGAVISSLTQLLAFQPILKRSKSQHAAEMRILIGGIGVAAIPLALAQRETRSSPFGFNSSYKSEVFEVFGLRLTTTSAIIIVAGLAIGIGLTVWLRRSRQGLALRAIGVDAETSAGMGVNRPLLAFSTMAVAGGLAGLAGALLTFHLGAIAPETGDQLVIKAFAIIVLGGLGSMLGTVIGAYVLAGAETFVLVMNWGTWVDAVSFGLIFLILLARPQGLLGRKEVRRT
- a CDS encoding AMP-binding protein — encoded protein: MTAASLGRATTSEPGITRVPSIGDWLADVAADPARQGAEIVVESERLDARRLDRDASCVAAGLLSLGLAPGDRVAVLTPASGASLQAWFGIARAGLVEVPLNPAAGSVVLAHCLAQARARAVICAPDLVPLLAEALPGSSVEHLVLLAGEQGERLDGLPEGLCTTPFAEVLAADAVALPPVDPGQTAVILYTSGTTGPPKGVRLSHRANVNLARHTVELMGYTAQDRLYSVFPLYHSNARYCSVMAGLEAGARVLLHRRFTASRFWDICREHGITAFNYQGAMVSILHKQPARPDDRANPVRVAFGAPCPAEIFAAFEERFDVRLTEIYGSTEVSLVCEMPPERRRIGTAGQESPLYQVAVVDELDRPVPAGTPGQVVARPKNPGWMFDGYDHNAEASVEAWRNLWFHTGDRGVLDADGYLTFLDRMKDTVRRRGENISTWEVERVLTDHPDVAQVAAYGVDSDLSEEEVMVAVVPAPGTAPSPASLVEHCRGRLTAFAVPRFIRTVDALPLTPSQRVEKYKLRAEGATPDTYDRENP
- a CDS encoding enoyl-CoA hydratase/isomerase family protein; this encodes MTMSRPSERPSSLPSHLLGYERFRLDSLDSGVLVVTMSRPEKLNAMDQQWFAELTTLMQTVGKDQDTHRAVVLTGEGRAFSAGGDIDMFHGLDGDVHLVRPHLMRVYQAFHAVEKCPVPVIGAVNGIAFGGGAELALACDVAFAAESARFSFKEATVGLQPGYGIVRGPDVIGRSWTRYLALSGRTVDAAKALEIGIVQEVHADDRLLAAALELAQEMAGHSGLAVQVGKAFLNRGTEVGYPESVEAIALLFGTPEHRQAVDAFRARRG
- a CDS encoding ABC transporter ATP-binding protein; its protein translation is MTDTTTVRQRTALLEVRDVAVHFGGVKAVDGITLEMRPGQIYGVLGPNGSGKSTLLGAMTRLTPLTRGRFVLDGKDYTKRPARTVHHMGIARTFQTVRLLEDRSVRDNILLGQDTLPRQQRKEAGARVEEVMERVGVREVAQLRPDELSYGMQRRVEFARAIIGRPRLLLLDEPTAGMNSTERAEIGVLMKQLLEEGITQFIVEHDVQMMVDTCDYLFAMNFGKLIAQGTPQEVVRHPDVQEAYLGKGAARDA